The Vigna unguiculata cultivar IT97K-499-35 chromosome 6, ASM411807v1, whole genome shotgun sequence genome contains a region encoding:
- the LOC114187507 gene encoding heterogeneous nuclear ribonucleoprotein U-like protein 1 isoform X3, whose protein sequence is MNDTVPEQQHICRLGISRGEDTVGNLGESRHSFGYGGTGKFSNSGRFVNFGDRFGVGDTIICCVDLESKPLASIGFSKNGKWLGVATKFDVANLGVMDSPTGSLQWKSALFPHVLLKNVEVQMQFSVGDGLVPEEGFKPWTSSVEDANIIMGPSFSDPKDCEMIMMVGLPASGKTTWAEKWVRDHPEKRYVLLGTNLILDQMKVPGLLRRNNYGERFDLLMDRATGIFNILLSRAANIPRNYIIDQTNVYKSARKRKLKPFADYKKIAVVVFPKPEELKIRSDKRFAEMGKEVPLDALNKMIANYVLPESKDMPHSDEVFDQVMFEEMNQSESQKYLDQMKQNLACVSNNNRSTLPLGGCNESFVGSHLQNKRSLTGSGLHQSGSYSTMTPNSHGIPSQVSQVNANGHVTELERSINSFSGVYPGSQIPRVARAPSPCEPYSNSESNCFPRDVTGYNQTYYAISRDDIRNFNNSVVGGPNRPDIIGNNMVFHDAFPDAYNRSGMNESSPTARARAMSFDYRTRGEPYPDAYRSGLNESSPIVSARAVSFDYRTHDEPYPTEAYTHSLRGFRPDLRTRSPTTFDSLYPYGTPTPRPPYGSSPNNMPNSGRYAPHRPRYF, encoded by the exons ATGAATGACACTGTCCCTGAGCAGCAACATATTTGTCGTCTTGGGATTTCTAGAGGCGAAGATACAGTTGGGAACCTTGGAGAGTCTAGACACAGCTTTGGATATGGTGGTACTGGCAAGTTTTCAAATTCTGGAAGATTTGTAAATTTTGGAGATAGGTTTGGTGTTGGGGATACAATTATTTGTTGTGTTGACCTTGAAAGCAAACCGCTGGCTTCTATAGGTTTCTCCAAGAATGGTAAATGGTTGGGTGTTGCTACTAAATTTGATGTGGCTAACCTTGGAGTTATGGATTCTCCTACAGGGAGTTTACAGTGGAAATCAGCACTTTTTCCACATGTCTTGTTGAAAAATGTTGAAGTCCAAATGCAGTTCAGTGTTGGAGATGGACTTGTTCCTGAAGAAGGGTTTAAACCGTGGACCTCATCTGTGGAGGATGCAAACATAATTATGGGACCTTCCTTTTCTGATCCAAAGGATTGTGAAATGATAATGATGGTGGGATTACCAGCTTCAGGCAAGACTACATGGGCAGAAAAATGGGTGAGAGATCATCCAGAAAAGCGTTATGTGTTACTTGGCACAAACTTAATTCTTGATCAGATGAAG GTACCTGGACTATTGCGGAGAAACAACTACGGTGAAAGATTTGATCTTTTGATGGATAGGGCTACTGGAATATTCAATATACTGCTATCCAGGGCAGCTAATATACCTCGGAATTACATAATTGATCAGACAAATGTGTATAAGAGTGCACGTAAGCGTAAGCTTAAACCATTTGCAGATTATAAAAAG ATAGCTGTTGTTGTATTCCCAAAGCCAGAAGAACTCAAGATAAGGTCTGATAAAAGATTTGCAGAAATGGGTAAAGAAGTACCACTTGATGCTCTGAATAAAATGATAG CTAATTATGTTCTGCCTGAAAGCAAGGATATGCCTCATTCAGATGAAGTTTTTGATCAG GTTATGTTTGAGGAAATGAACCAAAGCGAGTCTCAGAAATATTTGGATCAGATGAAGCAGAATTTAGCATGTGTGTCTAACAATAACAGATCAACATTACCCCTTGGAGGTTGCAATGAGTCTTTTGTTGGATCccatttacaaaataaaagaagtttgACAG GCAGTGGTCTTCATCAGTCAGGCTCTTATTCTACTATGACTCCAAATAGCCATGGGATTCCTAGTCAAGTTAGTCAG GTTAATGCAAATGGTCATGTGACTGAACTTGAGAGGAGTATAAATTCATTTTCTGGAGTATATCCTGGAAGTCAAATTCCTCGTGTTGCCAGAGCACCTTCTCCTTGTGAACCTTATTCCAATAGTGAATCAAATTGCTTCCCCAGAGATGTTACCGGTTATAATCAAACTTACTATGCCATTTCGAGGGATGATATCCGCAATTTCAACAACTCTGTCGTGGGTGGCCCCAACAGGCCAGACATTATAGGGAACAATATGGTTTTTCATGATGCTTTTCCTGATGCCTACAACAGGAGTGGCATGAATGAATCCTCTCCAACAGCAAGAGCAAGAGCAATGTCTTTTGATTATAGAACTCGTGGTGAACCTTATCCTGATGCCTACAGGAGTGGCCTGAATGAATCCTCTCCAATAGTCAGTGCAAGAGCAGTGTCATTCGATTATAGAACTCATGACGAACCTTATCCTACAGAGGCATACACCCATTCCCTGAGAGGTTTCCGGCCTGACCTGCGTACTCGCTCCCCAACCACATTCG ATTCACTTTACCCGTACGGGACACCGACTCCAAGACCTCCATATGGAAGTTCACCCAATAACATGCCTAATTCAGGGAGATATGCCCCTCATCGTCCAAGATACTTCTAA
- the LOC114187507 gene encoding heterogeneous nuclear ribonucleoprotein U-like protein 1 isoform X2 → MASTKRRFAEEDNSHLLSKKVRESAPESDVSASTLHVILNPADCDLDFNIDHNGLVGYGLHQEGFAYCWSGARANVGIIRGKYCFGCKVVSEQLVDMNDTVPEQQHICRLGISRGEDTVGNLGESRHSFGYGGTGKFSNSGRFVNFGDRFGVGDTIICCVDLESKPLASIGFSKNGKWLGVATKFDVANLGVMDSPTGSLQWKSALFPHVLLKNVEVQMQFSVGDGLVPEEGFKPWTSSVEDANIIMGPSFSDPKDCEMIMMVGLPASGKTTWAEKWVRDHPEKRYVLLGTNLILDQMKVPGLLRRNNYGERFDLLMDRATGIFNILLSRAANIPRNYIIDQTNVYKSARKRKLKPFADYKKIAVVVFPKPEELKIRSDKRFAEMGKEVPLDALNKMIANYVLPESKDMPHSDEVFDQVMFEEMNQSESQKYLDQMKQNLACVSNNNRSTLPLGGCNESFVGSHLQNKRSLTGSGLHQSGSYSTMTPNSHGIPSQVNANGHVTELERSINSFSGVYPGSQIPRVARAPSPCEPYSNSESNCFPRDVTGYNQTYYAISRDDIRNFNNSVVGGPNRPDIIGNNMVFHDAFPDAYNRSGMNESSPTARARAMSFDYRTRGEPYPDAYRSGLNESSPIVSARAVSFDYRTHDEPYPTEAYTHSLRGFRPDLRTRSPTTFDSLYPYGTPTPRPPYGSSPNNMPNSGRYAPHRPRYF, encoded by the exons ATGGCTTCCACGAAACGACGTTTTGCAGAGGAGGATAATTCTCACTTGTTGTCGAAGAAAGTGAGGGAATCTGCACCTGAATCTGATGTATCTGCTTCTACTCTGCATGTCATTCTCAATCCTGCCGACTGTGACTTAG ATTTCAATATTGATCACAATGGACTTGTTGGATATGGACTTCACCAGGAAGGGTTTGCTTATTGTTGGTCTGGTGCCCGGGCTAACGTGGGAATAATCAGAGGTAAATATTGTTTTGGCTGTAAAGTTGTGTCTGAACAGCTGGTTGATATGAATGACACTGTCCCTGAGCAGCAACATATTTGTCGTCTTGGGATTTCTAGAGGCGAAGATACAGTTGGGAACCTTGGAGAGTCTAGACACAGCTTTGGATATGGTGGTACTGGCAAGTTTTCAAATTCTGGAAGATTTGTAAATTTTGGAGATAGGTTTGGTGTTGGGGATACAATTATTTGTTGTGTTGACCTTGAAAGCAAACCGCTGGCTTCTATAGGTTTCTCCAAGAATGGTAAATGGTTGGGTGTTGCTACTAAATTTGATGTGGCTAACCTTGGAGTTATGGATTCTCCTACAGGGAGTTTACAGTGGAAATCAGCACTTTTTCCACATGTCTTGTTGAAAAATGTTGAAGTCCAAATGCAGTTCAGTGTTGGAGATGGACTTGTTCCTGAAGAAGGGTTTAAACCGTGGACCTCATCTGTGGAGGATGCAAACATAATTATGGGACCTTCCTTTTCTGATCCAAAGGATTGTGAAATGATAATGATGGTGGGATTACCAGCTTCAGGCAAGACTACATGGGCAGAAAAATGGGTGAGAGATCATCCAGAAAAGCGTTATGTGTTACTTGGCACAAACTTAATTCTTGATCAGATGAAG GTACCTGGACTATTGCGGAGAAACAACTACGGTGAAAGATTTGATCTTTTGATGGATAGGGCTACTGGAATATTCAATATACTGCTATCCAGGGCAGCTAATATACCTCGGAATTACATAATTGATCAGACAAATGTGTATAAGAGTGCACGTAAGCGTAAGCTTAAACCATTTGCAGATTATAAAAAG ATAGCTGTTGTTGTATTCCCAAAGCCAGAAGAACTCAAGATAAGGTCTGATAAAAGATTTGCAGAAATGGGTAAAGAAGTACCACTTGATGCTCTGAATAAAATGATAG CTAATTATGTTCTGCCTGAAAGCAAGGATATGCCTCATTCAGATGAAGTTTTTGATCAG GTTATGTTTGAGGAAATGAACCAAAGCGAGTCTCAGAAATATTTGGATCAGATGAAGCAGAATTTAGCATGTGTGTCTAACAATAACAGATCAACATTACCCCTTGGAGGTTGCAATGAGTCTTTTGTTGGATCccatttacaaaataaaagaagtttgACAG GCAGTGGTCTTCATCAGTCAGGCTCTTATTCTACTATGACTCCAAATAGCCATGGGATTCCTAGTCAA GTTAATGCAAATGGTCATGTGACTGAACTTGAGAGGAGTATAAATTCATTTTCTGGAGTATATCCTGGAAGTCAAATTCCTCGTGTTGCCAGAGCACCTTCTCCTTGTGAACCTTATTCCAATAGTGAATCAAATTGCTTCCCCAGAGATGTTACCGGTTATAATCAAACTTACTATGCCATTTCGAGGGATGATATCCGCAATTTCAACAACTCTGTCGTGGGTGGCCCCAACAGGCCAGACATTATAGGGAACAATATGGTTTTTCATGATGCTTTTCCTGATGCCTACAACAGGAGTGGCATGAATGAATCCTCTCCAACAGCAAGAGCAAGAGCAATGTCTTTTGATTATAGAACTCGTGGTGAACCTTATCCTGATGCCTACAGGAGTGGCCTGAATGAATCCTCTCCAATAGTCAGTGCAAGAGCAGTGTCATTCGATTATAGAACTCATGACGAACCTTATCCTACAGAGGCATACACCCATTCCCTGAGAGGTTTCCGGCCTGACCTGCGTACTCGCTCCCCAACCACATTCG ATTCACTTTACCCGTACGGGACACCGACTCCAAGACCTCCATATGGAAGTTCACCCAATAACATGCCTAATTCAGGGAGATATGCCCCTCATCGTCCAAGATACTTCTAA
- the LOC114187627 gene encoding uncharacterized protein LOC114187627 — translation MEDQSKFLLQIKFIVNFLCTQILSFLSVHSSQPLFSCILTFCFLILLYLPHLFWKIVLSPVLILSGLLLLLLLRLGAIQRSQNEENKFPVEREPIAIEENRGDRDEKQGNPIEPVEADSLDHLYRWVTGQSQLEPKSQAGLRSSSRFDESFMEWNVKAPLEVIYEGEGEETEQDQNANHGEGIFRYPSLSRYYPETDSDSSSESGFPATDNMCFRWDEEDREGLIEIALDGCKKREVGFQFEEENLIEIDISPTRHGEFSGEDDPFSGEICCN, via the coding sequence ATGGAGGACCAAAGTAAATTTCTTCTACAAATCAAGTTCATTGTCAACTTCTTATGCACCCAAATACTTTCCTTTCTCTCTGTTCACTCTTCCCAGCCTCTGTTTTCATGCATTCTCACTTTCTGCTTCTTGATTCTCCTTTATTTGCCTCATCTCTTCTGGAAGATAGTTCTGTCGCCGGTTCTCATCCTCTCCGGCCTTCTATTGCTCCTCCTCCTCCGTCTCGGTGCAATTCAGAGGTCTCAAAATGAAGAGAACAAATTCCCGGTTGAACGCGAACCCATTGCCATCGAAGAAAACAGGGGAGACAGAGATGAGAAACAGGGGAACCCCATTGAACCGGTGGAAGCCGATTCTCTCGACCATCTATACAGGTGGGTAACCGGCCAATCTCAATTAGAGCCCAAATCACAAGCGGGTTTGCGGTCAAGTTCGCGTTTTGACGAGTCTTTCATGGAATGGAACGTGAAAGCGCCGTTGGAGGTTATATACGAAGGTGAAGGTGAAGAAACAGAGCAGGATCAGAATGCGAATCATGGCGAGGGAATTTTCAGGTACCCGTCGTTATCACGGTACTACCCGGAAACCGACTCCGATAGCTCGTCGGAAAGCGGGTTTCCGGCGACCGATAACATGTGCTTCCGGTGGGACGAGGAAGACAGAGAAGGGTTAATTGAAATAGCTCTGGACGGTTGCAAGAAGAGGGAGGTGGGGTTTCAGTTCGAGGAGGAGAATTTGATCGAGATTGATATTTCTCCGACGCGGCACGGGGAATTTTCCGGCGAGGATGACCCGTTTTCCGGTGAGATTTGTTGCAACTAG
- the LOC114187507 gene encoding heterogeneous nuclear ribonucleoprotein U-like protein 1 isoform X1, giving the protein MASTKRRFAEEDNSHLLSKKVRESAPESDVSASTLHVILNPADCDLDFNIDHNGLVGYGLHQEGFAYCWSGARANVGIIRGKYCFGCKVVSEQLVDMNDTVPEQQHICRLGISRGEDTVGNLGESRHSFGYGGTGKFSNSGRFVNFGDRFGVGDTIICCVDLESKPLASIGFSKNGKWLGVATKFDVANLGVMDSPTGSLQWKSALFPHVLLKNVEVQMQFSVGDGLVPEEGFKPWTSSVEDANIIMGPSFSDPKDCEMIMMVGLPASGKTTWAEKWVRDHPEKRYVLLGTNLILDQMKVPGLLRRNNYGERFDLLMDRATGIFNILLSRAANIPRNYIIDQTNVYKSARKRKLKPFADYKKIAVVVFPKPEELKIRSDKRFAEMGKEVPLDALNKMIANYVLPESKDMPHSDEVFDQVMFEEMNQSESQKYLDQMKQNLACVSNNNRSTLPLGGCNESFVGSHLQNKRSLTGSGLHQSGSYSTMTPNSHGIPSQVSQVNANGHVTELERSINSFSGVYPGSQIPRVARAPSPCEPYSNSESNCFPRDVTGYNQTYYAISRDDIRNFNNSVVGGPNRPDIIGNNMVFHDAFPDAYNRSGMNESSPTARARAMSFDYRTRGEPYPDAYRSGLNESSPIVSARAVSFDYRTHDEPYPTEAYTHSLRGFRPDLRTRSPTTFDSLYPYGTPTPRPPYGSSPNNMPNSGRYAPHRPRYF; this is encoded by the exons ATGGCTTCCACGAAACGACGTTTTGCAGAGGAGGATAATTCTCACTTGTTGTCGAAGAAAGTGAGGGAATCTGCACCTGAATCTGATGTATCTGCTTCTACTCTGCATGTCATTCTCAATCCTGCCGACTGTGACTTAG ATTTCAATATTGATCACAATGGACTTGTTGGATATGGACTTCACCAGGAAGGGTTTGCTTATTGTTGGTCTGGTGCCCGGGCTAACGTGGGAATAATCAGAGGTAAATATTGTTTTGGCTGTAAAGTTGTGTCTGAACAGCTGGTTGATATGAATGACACTGTCCCTGAGCAGCAACATATTTGTCGTCTTGGGATTTCTAGAGGCGAAGATACAGTTGGGAACCTTGGAGAGTCTAGACACAGCTTTGGATATGGTGGTACTGGCAAGTTTTCAAATTCTGGAAGATTTGTAAATTTTGGAGATAGGTTTGGTGTTGGGGATACAATTATTTGTTGTGTTGACCTTGAAAGCAAACCGCTGGCTTCTATAGGTTTCTCCAAGAATGGTAAATGGTTGGGTGTTGCTACTAAATTTGATGTGGCTAACCTTGGAGTTATGGATTCTCCTACAGGGAGTTTACAGTGGAAATCAGCACTTTTTCCACATGTCTTGTTGAAAAATGTTGAAGTCCAAATGCAGTTCAGTGTTGGAGATGGACTTGTTCCTGAAGAAGGGTTTAAACCGTGGACCTCATCTGTGGAGGATGCAAACATAATTATGGGACCTTCCTTTTCTGATCCAAAGGATTGTGAAATGATAATGATGGTGGGATTACCAGCTTCAGGCAAGACTACATGGGCAGAAAAATGGGTGAGAGATCATCCAGAAAAGCGTTATGTGTTACTTGGCACAAACTTAATTCTTGATCAGATGAAG GTACCTGGACTATTGCGGAGAAACAACTACGGTGAAAGATTTGATCTTTTGATGGATAGGGCTACTGGAATATTCAATATACTGCTATCCAGGGCAGCTAATATACCTCGGAATTACATAATTGATCAGACAAATGTGTATAAGAGTGCACGTAAGCGTAAGCTTAAACCATTTGCAGATTATAAAAAG ATAGCTGTTGTTGTATTCCCAAAGCCAGAAGAACTCAAGATAAGGTCTGATAAAAGATTTGCAGAAATGGGTAAAGAAGTACCACTTGATGCTCTGAATAAAATGATAG CTAATTATGTTCTGCCTGAAAGCAAGGATATGCCTCATTCAGATGAAGTTTTTGATCAG GTTATGTTTGAGGAAATGAACCAAAGCGAGTCTCAGAAATATTTGGATCAGATGAAGCAGAATTTAGCATGTGTGTCTAACAATAACAGATCAACATTACCCCTTGGAGGTTGCAATGAGTCTTTTGTTGGATCccatttacaaaataaaagaagtttgACAG GCAGTGGTCTTCATCAGTCAGGCTCTTATTCTACTATGACTCCAAATAGCCATGGGATTCCTAGTCAAGTTAGTCAG GTTAATGCAAATGGTCATGTGACTGAACTTGAGAGGAGTATAAATTCATTTTCTGGAGTATATCCTGGAAGTCAAATTCCTCGTGTTGCCAGAGCACCTTCTCCTTGTGAACCTTATTCCAATAGTGAATCAAATTGCTTCCCCAGAGATGTTACCGGTTATAATCAAACTTACTATGCCATTTCGAGGGATGATATCCGCAATTTCAACAACTCTGTCGTGGGTGGCCCCAACAGGCCAGACATTATAGGGAACAATATGGTTTTTCATGATGCTTTTCCTGATGCCTACAACAGGAGTGGCATGAATGAATCCTCTCCAACAGCAAGAGCAAGAGCAATGTCTTTTGATTATAGAACTCGTGGTGAACCTTATCCTGATGCCTACAGGAGTGGCCTGAATGAATCCTCTCCAATAGTCAGTGCAAGAGCAGTGTCATTCGATTATAGAACTCATGACGAACCTTATCCTACAGAGGCATACACCCATTCCCTGAGAGGTTTCCGGCCTGACCTGCGTACTCGCTCCCCAACCACATTCG ATTCACTTTACCCGTACGGGACACCGACTCCAAGACCTCCATATGGAAGTTCACCCAATAACATGCCTAATTCAGGGAGATATGCCCCTCATCGTCCAAGATACTTCTAA